One window of Legionella pneumophila subsp. pneumophila str. Philadelphia 1 genomic DNA carries:
- a CDS encoding decaprenyl-phosphate phosphoribosyltransferase, whose product MMELANKIIRVSYMDKLYQYLLLLRLSHWSKAIFVMLGFIYTPVPGYLFPALLASLSFCLIASAVYIYNDIQDRTEDSLHPFKCNRPIASEQVTLFDAIIVMLLLMVIGLALGWLISKKLVVILIIYLIINLAYNHVLKLIPVFDVACIALGFMLRVLAGTIGIDLAISAWLTVAATLLSLFIALNKRQLEMQLGLKNSTRKVLRRYNPVFLQRLIVITGLACFITYLFYTVYARAESFFFILTLPFAAIALWRFAWLATQDVENDDPVNIFLSDRLSRINLWCFAILTFMALN is encoded by the coding sequence ATGATGGAATTAGCAAATAAAATCATCAGGGTAAGTTACATGGATAAGTTATACCAATATCTTTTACTTCTTCGTTTATCGCACTGGAGTAAAGCAATTTTTGTTATGCTCGGTTTCATTTATACTCCTGTTCCGGGGTATTTGTTCCCGGCATTATTGGCTTCACTATCTTTTTGTCTTATTGCAAGTGCCGTTTATATTTACAATGATATTCAGGATAGAACGGAAGATAGTCTACATCCTTTTAAATGCAATAGGCCTATAGCCAGCGAGCAGGTCACTTTATTTGATGCGATCATTGTAATGCTCTTATTAATGGTTATTGGACTTGCGCTGGGTTGGCTTATTTCAAAAAAGCTGGTGGTCATTTTAATTATTTATTTGATAATCAATCTTGCTTATAACCATGTTTTAAAATTGATTCCGGTTTTTGATGTCGCTTGTATTGCCTTGGGATTTATGCTCAGAGTTTTGGCCGGAACAATAGGAATTGATTTGGCTATATCAGCCTGGTTAACTGTTGCAGCGACTTTGCTTAGTTTATTTATCGCCCTAAATAAAAGACAACTGGAAATGCAGTTGGGATTGAAAAATTCAACCCGTAAGGTTCTACGCCGATATAATCCAGTCTTTCTGCAAAGACTTATCGTCATTACAGGATTAGCCTGCTTTATTACTTATCTGTTTTACACGGTTTATGCCAGAGCAGAATCGTTTTTTTTCATTTTAACTTTACCTTTTGCTGCTATTGCACTATGGCGTTTTGCCTGGCTTGCCACTCAGGATGTAGAGAATGATGATCCAGTCAATATTTTTTTAAGTGATCGATTATCTCGAATCAACTTATGGTGCTTTGCTATCTTGACCTTTATGGCATTGAATTGA
- a CDS encoding lpg0963 family Dot/Icm T4SS effector, whose product MRYILPAGALTSLNFLRDDYQSERKVDLDQPPSLIGVPTLFGGTDVIARDKQTKFIKKMIVVLRANLAKEEEITTPEQWEANLTASRVVIAACLYVQSQISSPKNNSALYRLINKDLGITDTNYLDDEDKEICFLAANRVVNSSLSAFSDANAALRKANMKPFTEQEWSDFSKFVSSVSVKKVSTNPYSNYPVTSITQPLFGAAFSYTGATIGYLGGDVISQSSKAMSTKLQITTMVGSSLLMLGTTGPMGVALFSQIIASKLVTAFFSISLAHVLGTTMGIIGQGVGMGIGLPLDYAYRLIWKASATIMNYYSNYPNTSQMTGIRIADGKSIMNGIVIEYTPSSDLKTEEGQQTVEITEEGKLLINGKEVTIPDGGVQLPLELINELKAQLKLQEEKVSEEDSSSSTLLATI is encoded by the coding sequence ATGCGCTATATACTGCCAGCAGGAGCTCTAACCAGCCTTAACTTTTTACGCGATGACTATCAATCAGAAAGAAAAGTGGATTTGGATCAACCTCCATCTTTAATCGGAGTACCTACTCTTTTTGGAGGCACTGATGTCATAGCCAGAGATAAACAAACCAAATTTATAAAAAAAATGATTGTTGTCCTTAGAGCAAATCTGGCAAAAGAGGAAGAAATCACAACCCCTGAACAATGGGAAGCAAATTTAACTGCTTCTAGAGTCGTCATCGCAGCCTGTCTATATGTTCAATCGCAAATTTCATCTCCCAAAAATAACTCCGCATTATATCGATTGATTAATAAGGATTTAGGCATTACTGATACAAATTATCTGGATGATGAAGACAAGGAAATCTGCTTTTTAGCTGCCAATAGAGTGGTCAACTCCTCTTTATCCGCATTTAGCGATGCCAACGCAGCCTTGCGCAAAGCCAATATGAAGCCATTTACCGAGCAGGAGTGGAGTGACTTTTCCAAGTTTGTCAGTAGTGTGAGTGTTAAAAAGGTATCTACCAATCCTTACTCGAACTATCCCGTCACATCCATTACTCAACCTTTATTCGGAGCCGCTTTTTCTTATACAGGAGCAACGATTGGTTATCTTGGGGGGGATGTTATTAGCCAATCCTCCAAAGCGATGTCGACCAAACTACAAATTACTACCATGGTGGGAAGCAGCCTGCTGATGCTCGGTACAACAGGGCCTATGGGTGTGGCGTTGTTCTCTCAGATCATAGCAAGTAAATTAGTCACGGCATTTTTCAGTATTAGTTTGGCTCATGTTTTAGGAACAACCATGGGTATTATCGGACAAGGCGTAGGAATGGGCATTGGGTTACCTTTGGATTATGCCTACAGATTAATATGGAAAGCCAGCGCCACTATTATGAATTACTACAGCAACTATCCTAATACCTCTCAAATGACGGGTATTCGTATTGCGGATGGCAAATCCATCATGAATGGCATAGTGATTGAATACACTCCAAGCTCTGATTTAAAAACTGAAGAAGGACAGCAAACAGTTGAAATTACTGAAGAAGGAAAACTTCTTATCAATGGAAAAGAAGTCACTATTCCTGACGGCGGAGTTCAACTTCCACTAGAGTTAATTAATGAATTAAAAGCTCAATTGAAGCTGCAGGAGGAAAAAGTTAGCGAAGAAGACTCTTCCTCTTCCACATTGTTAGCAACTATTTGA
- the dnaE gene encoding DNA polymerase III subunit alpha has translation MRQRFVHLRVHTEFSLVDGLVQIKPLMKALPARGMSAVAVTDFCNLFAAVKVFKSATEAGIKPIIGSDLPCHDLETPDNIFSLVLLCQDTAGYKNLTCLVSKAYQEGQYHGQPRVQLQWIQEFSQGLIALSGGKFGDIGQALLANDDTLARKRALHWMNLFPNRFYLEIQRTGRADELHYNEKLIALADELQLPLVATNDVRFIDEDDFDAHEARVCIHEGYTLADPRRVQQYSSQQYLRSADEMELLFSDLPSALQNTVEISKRCNVKLELGHNYLPNFPIPDGTTVEAYLSHLSEIGLEERLKQLFRDKSEGELLAARGEYDKRLKIELDVINNMGFAGYFLIVADFIQWAKQNGVPVGPGRGSGAGSLVAYALKITDLDPLEYELLFERFLNPERVSMPDFDIDFCMEGRDRVIEYVAEKYGRQSVSQIITFGTMAAKAVVRDVGRVLGHPYGFVDKLAKLIPFELGITLSKAMEQEEELRRRYEEEEEVKELFDLALKLEGITRNAGKHAGGVVIAPSQLTDFTAIYCEEGSTQIVSQFDKDDVEAVGLVKFDFLGLRTLTIIDWALATVNKQCENAGLSPIDISQIPTSDDSTFELLKACKTTAVFQLESRGMKELISRLQPDCFEDIIALVALFRPGPLQSGMVDDFIDRKHGRARVDYPHPDLEPILKPTYGVILYQEQVMQIAQVLANYTLGAADLLRRAMGKKKPEEMAKQREIFTQGAVARGVDEQVATHIFDLMEKFAGYGFNKSHSAAYALVAYQTAWLKAHYPAAFMAAVMSSDMDNTDKVVTFIDECAHMKLQVLPPSINNSMYHFTVSDEKTIIYGLGAIKGVGESAIECIIQERNQNGPFLDLFGFCQRLDLRKVNRRVIEALIKSGAFDIWKVERAVLTASLEKALKVAEKEHQNQSSGQFDLFSLLEDKADEQNYVESKSWSEAQRLEGEREVLGFYLTGHPADQYRRELGDFIVPVSQLNPSLHKKAIICAQVVAIRKIITKRGKKLVIIGMDDATARIDAVVFGEIFEQYSDPLATGNMLVIEGEVAIDDYNGGVKMTANQLLSIASARTKFARCLELRLNQNNAAVLPSIQSLLKTYSGRCAVQLAYANGVAKANLNLGQQWCVTPSDELIGLLSNLLGEEQVIMRY, from the coding sequence ATGCGACAACGTTTTGTTCATTTAAGAGTACATACGGAATTTTCATTAGTTGATGGTTTGGTACAGATTAAACCATTGATGAAAGCTTTGCCAGCCAGAGGTATGAGCGCAGTTGCTGTAACGGATTTTTGTAATTTATTCGCTGCTGTCAAAGTATTTAAAAGTGCGACAGAGGCAGGAATCAAACCCATTATTGGTAGTGATTTGCCATGCCATGATTTGGAAACCCCGGATAACATTTTTTCTTTGGTTTTGTTATGTCAAGACACAGCAGGCTATAAAAATTTAACCTGTCTGGTATCCAAAGCATATCAGGAAGGGCAATATCATGGCCAACCCAGGGTGCAATTACAATGGATTCAAGAGTTTTCACAGGGATTAATCGCATTATCCGGAGGAAAGTTCGGTGATATTGGGCAAGCATTGCTGGCAAATGATGACACCTTGGCAAGAAAACGTGCTTTGCATTGGATGAATTTATTTCCGAATCGATTTTATCTGGAAATTCAGCGAACCGGAAGAGCTGATGAGTTGCATTATAATGAGAAGCTGATCGCGTTAGCGGACGAATTGCAATTACCTTTGGTTGCAACCAACGACGTTAGGTTCATCGATGAGGATGATTTTGATGCTCATGAAGCTCGTGTATGCATTCACGAAGGGTACACGTTGGCTGATCCCAGGAGAGTTCAACAATACAGCTCCCAACAGTATCTGCGCTCAGCAGATGAAATGGAGCTATTATTCTCGGATCTTCCCAGTGCATTACAAAACACAGTCGAAATTAGTAAACGCTGTAATGTGAAACTCGAGCTGGGCCATAATTATCTACCTAATTTCCCTATACCGGATGGAACAACAGTAGAGGCGTATTTATCACATCTTTCTGAAATTGGCTTGGAGGAACGTTTAAAGCAATTATTCAGAGACAAGTCTGAGGGGGAGCTGCTTGCTGCCAGAGGGGAGTACGACAAACGCCTTAAAATTGAACTGGATGTTATTAATAACATGGGCTTTGCTGGTTACTTCCTGATTGTTGCTGATTTTATTCAATGGGCTAAACAAAATGGGGTTCCAGTAGGACCAGGTCGTGGTTCTGGTGCTGGTTCTCTGGTTGCTTATGCCTTAAAAATAACAGATCTGGATCCTTTAGAGTATGAGCTGCTTTTTGAACGATTCTTAAACCCCGAACGTGTTTCTATGCCTGACTTTGATATTGATTTTTGCATGGAAGGCCGTGATCGGGTCATTGAATATGTAGCAGAGAAATATGGCCGGCAGAGTGTTTCCCAAATTATTACTTTTGGCACTATGGCCGCAAAGGCTGTGGTGAGAGATGTTGGGCGTGTTTTAGGTCATCCTTATGGCTTTGTGGATAAGCTTGCGAAATTAATTCCCTTTGAGTTAGGAATAACTTTAAGTAAAGCGATGGAGCAGGAAGAAGAGCTGCGCCGACGATATGAAGAAGAGGAGGAAGTAAAAGAGCTATTTGATCTTGCCCTGAAACTGGAGGGAATTACTCGTAATGCCGGCAAGCATGCTGGGGGAGTAGTTATTGCACCTTCTCAGCTGACTGATTTCACAGCGATATATTGTGAAGAAGGATCAACACAAATAGTTAGCCAATTTGATAAAGACGATGTTGAGGCGGTTGGGTTAGTCAAGTTTGATTTTTTAGGGTTAAGAACACTAACCATAATCGATTGGGCTCTGGCCACAGTGAATAAGCAATGCGAAAATGCCGGGTTGTCACCAATTGATATTAGTCAAATTCCAACGAGTGATGACTCTACTTTTGAGTTATTAAAAGCATGTAAAACTACTGCTGTATTTCAGTTGGAATCTCGAGGAATGAAGGAGCTGATTAGCCGGCTGCAACCCGATTGTTTTGAAGACATCATTGCTTTGGTTGCTTTATTCAGACCAGGTCCTCTACAGTCAGGGATGGTGGATGACTTTATCGACAGGAAGCATGGCAGGGCTCGAGTTGATTACCCCCATCCAGACTTGGAACCAATTCTTAAACCCACTTATGGGGTTATCCTCTATCAAGAACAAGTAATGCAAATCGCTCAGGTTCTGGCCAATTACACGCTTGGCGCTGCTGACTTGTTAAGACGAGCCATGGGGAAGAAAAAACCGGAAGAAATGGCAAAGCAAAGGGAAATTTTTACCCAGGGAGCTGTTGCGAGAGGAGTAGATGAGCAAGTAGCAACCCATATTTTTGATTTAATGGAGAAGTTCGCCGGATATGGATTCAATAAATCACATTCTGCCGCGTATGCTTTAGTCGCTTATCAAACCGCCTGGCTAAAAGCACATTATCCTGCAGCTTTTATGGCTGCAGTGATGTCCTCTGATATGGATAACACGGATAAGGTTGTAACTTTTATTGATGAATGCGCGCACATGAAATTACAAGTGTTGCCTCCTTCTATCAATAACTCCATGTATCATTTTACCGTGTCCGATGAAAAGACGATTATTTATGGCCTTGGGGCAATAAAGGGAGTTGGCGAATCTGCGATTGAGTGTATTATTCAGGAGAGAAACCAGAATGGACCTTTTTTGGATTTGTTTGGTTTTTGTCAAAGATTGGATTTACGCAAAGTCAACAGAAGAGTGATTGAAGCTTTAATCAAGAGTGGTGCTTTTGATATTTGGAAAGTGGAAAGGGCTGTGTTAACAGCGTCCTTGGAAAAAGCACTGAAAGTTGCCGAAAAGGAACATCAAAATCAATCAAGTGGACAATTTGATTTATTCTCCCTTTTAGAGGACAAAGCGGATGAACAAAATTATGTGGAAAGTAAATCCTGGTCTGAAGCTCAACGATTAGAAGGCGAAAGAGAGGTATTAGGTTTTTACCTCACTGGCCATCCTGCTGACCAATACAGACGTGAATTGGGAGATTTTATTGTTCCTGTCAGCCAATTAAATCCGTCTTTACATAAAAAAGCGATTATTTGCGCTCAGGTTGTAGCAATTAGAAAAATTATCACCAAACGTGGCAAGAAATTAGTGATTATTGGAATGGATGATGCGACTGCCAGGATTGATGCCGTAGTTTTTGGTGAGATTTTTGAACAATATTCTGATCCATTGGCGACGGGTAACATGCTTGTAATTGAGGGCGAGGTTGCAATTGATGATTACAACGGTGGTGTTAAAATGACCGCCAATCAGCTTTTAAGTATCGCTTCAGCTCGAACAAAATTCGCTCGTTGTCTGGAGTTGCGTTTAAATCAAAACAATGCTGCTGTATTGCCTTCTATCCAATCCTTACTGAAGACTTATTCAGGACGGTGCGCTGTTCAATTGGCTTATGCTAATGGTGTTGCTAAAGCTAATTTAAATCTTGGCCAACAATGGTGTGTGACCCCTAGTGATGAGTTAATTGGGCTATTGAGCAATCTTTTAGGGGAAGAGCAAGTAATAATGCGTTATTAG
- a CDS encoding protein LphB, with protein MVLCYLDLYGIELMSAKWCWYDSLFILLFAYLLVLQIQAIWPFTIDDMYISLRYAKNWAAGNGLLWNLNTEPVEGYSNFSFVALGAISIILHINPVLTLKIAGFAGLLATCLFIFLISRFWFTKRESFIPCIWLLLYKGQVIWSVSGLETTVYQALISGSVYFAFRGLGYHFYPAPRGEFKTSGFVLSGLYLSFAGMTRPETPALMLLFFLLIGWDRNKLSGKKPWRGAVSFAVTIGLVFLPYFLWRWSYYRLLFPNSVYCKGFNGISYSLDLNYLKLIWPFAILALPACFYAQDRRHYFLWSPGIIYLLMLVNADPVVAFDNRLFLPAFALMLPLTLNGISYLLLSYFKKQDNYFRAALYVSSFFLALLFIPKMSLDAYRYFSQNPVHGEQLRKSVVQWLNTHAKNQDRVVLADSGLIPFLSGLTFIDSYCLNNKEMAQFPAVKRYELFCQQILEEKPQVIILTALIDKGKIIYTPSDSCLKPLLDVHKEYKLGGVFSFGSAESQYRYELFANF; from the coding sequence ATGGTGCTTTGCTATCTTGACCTTTATGGCATTGAATTGATGAGTGCTAAGTGGTGCTGGTATGACAGCCTGTTTATCCTTTTGTTTGCTTATTTGCTGGTTTTACAAATCCAGGCCATATGGCCGTTCACTATAGATGACATGTATATTTCTTTGCGGTATGCCAAAAACTGGGCTGCAGGAAATGGCTTATTATGGAATTTAAACACTGAGCCGGTCGAAGGCTATTCCAATTTCAGCTTTGTTGCTTTGGGGGCAATATCAATTATTCTGCACATTAATCCAGTTCTTACCCTAAAAATCGCCGGGTTTGCTGGATTACTTGCCACGTGTCTTTTTATCTTTCTTATCAGCCGCTTTTGGTTTACCAAACGAGAGTCTTTTATCCCCTGCATTTGGCTTTTACTATACAAAGGACAAGTTATTTGGTCAGTTAGCGGCCTTGAAACGACCGTTTACCAGGCACTGATTAGCGGTTCAGTCTATTTTGCTTTTCGCGGGTTAGGATATCATTTTTATCCCGCTCCTAGAGGTGAGTTTAAGACAAGTGGTTTTGTCTTGTCAGGGTTGTATCTTTCATTCGCAGGAATGACCAGGCCTGAAACACCAGCGCTGATGCTTCTTTTTTTTCTTTTAATCGGTTGGGACCGGAATAAATTATCAGGCAAGAAGCCATGGAGAGGGGCGGTATCTTTTGCGGTGACTATAGGTTTGGTGTTTCTGCCTTATTTTCTTTGGCGTTGGAGTTATTACAGGTTATTGTTTCCTAACTCTGTATATTGTAAAGGCTTTAATGGCATATCCTATTCATTGGATTTGAATTATCTCAAATTAATTTGGCCATTTGCTATTCTGGCTTTGCCAGCCTGTTTTTATGCTCAGGACAGAAGGCATTATTTTTTATGGTCTCCCGGTATTATTTATTTATTAATGCTTGTGAATGCCGATCCAGTTGTCGCTTTTGATAATCGATTGTTCTTGCCAGCGTTTGCTCTTATGTTACCTCTGACCTTGAATGGTATCAGTTATCTTTTATTAAGCTATTTCAAAAAACAAGATAATTACTTTAGAGCGGCATTGTATGTGAGCTCATTTTTTCTGGCGCTACTATTTATACCCAAAATGTCCCTTGATGCTTATCGCTACTTTAGTCAAAATCCGGTACATGGAGAGCAATTACGGAAAAGTGTTGTCCAATGGTTAAATACTCATGCCAAGAATCAAGATAGAGTGGTGTTGGCAGATTCTGGTTTGATCCCGTTTTTAAGCGGATTAACTTTTATTGATTCTTACTGCCTGAATAATAAGGAAATGGCACAATTTCCTGCCGTGAAGAGATATGAATTATTTTGCCAGCAGATTTTAGAAGAAAAACCACAGGTAATTATTTTGACTGCGCTTATTGATAAAGGAAAGATCATTTATACTCCCAGTGATTCTTGTTTGAAACCATTACTTGATGTTCATAAAGAATACAAATTGGGTGGTGTTTTTTCTTTTGGCAGTGCTGAGTCACAATATAGGTATGAATTGTTTGCTAATTTTTGA
- a CDS encoding ABC transporter permease, producing the protein MTFELLWTDKCFLTLLAVVLFTVLLSLRKQHIKLSFAIILQRPLAISAGIVLLLFLAIGVLDSIHIKFINDKTEKTQSLLDRVLAPIGNTYEKTYSAPLALNQFMSETKLVNGVTTQVYPRLKYPPASIKNEKDKSLIIKSVLMKGITYSALVILGGCLLLALIKLSLGYKNTFILNSTQISAIATVAVLTFAVVIGYGLSRSFHVLGTGQIGQDIFYFSLKSVRTGLIIGFLTTLFMLPLALFLGIAAGYFGGLVDDIIQYVYTTLSSIPGVLLITASVLSLQTYIANHPEQFTTLAKSADARLLALCLILGVTSWTSLCRLLRAETLKLREIDYVLAARALGSSWFTIVRKHLVPNVMHIVIITLVLDFSFLVLAEAVLTYVGVGVSPMTISWGNMINGARLELARDPVVWWPMFAAFLLMFLLVLAMNLFADAVRDAFDPHQSHL; encoded by the coding sequence ATGACATTTGAATTGCTTTGGACTGACAAATGTTTTCTTACTTTACTGGCGGTGGTTTTATTTACCGTTCTGCTGAGTCTTAGAAAACAACACATCAAATTGTCATTTGCAATCATTTTACAAAGGCCGTTAGCAATCAGTGCTGGAATTGTGTTGTTGCTGTTTTTAGCCATCGGTGTTTTGGATTCTATTCATATTAAATTCATCAATGATAAAACAGAAAAAACTCAGTCTCTATTGGATAGAGTTCTTGCACCTATAGGGAATACCTATGAGAAAACTTATTCAGCTCCCTTGGCTTTAAATCAATTTATGAGTGAAACAAAGTTGGTTAATGGAGTTACAACTCAGGTTTATCCTCGCTTAAAATATCCACCAGCTTCTATTAAGAATGAAAAGGACAAATCCCTCATCATCAAATCTGTGCTTATGAAAGGTATAACATACAGTGCTTTAGTCATTTTGGGTGGATGCTTATTACTCGCTTTAATAAAGCTTAGTCTTGGATATAAAAATACTTTCATTTTAAATTCTACTCAAATCAGCGCTATAGCGACTGTAGCTGTACTTACTTTTGCGGTCGTCATTGGTTACGGATTATCAAGATCCTTTCATGTCTTGGGCACAGGGCAAATCGGACAAGATATTTTTTATTTCAGTTTGAAAAGTGTGCGAACGGGTCTAATCATTGGTTTTTTAACAACCCTCTTCATGTTGCCATTGGCTTTATTTCTGGGGATTGCAGCAGGATATTTTGGTGGGCTTGTGGATGATATTATCCAGTATGTTTATACTACTTTAAGCTCCATTCCAGGTGTTTTGCTGATTACGGCTTCCGTATTGTCATTGCAAACTTATATTGCAAACCACCCGGAGCAATTTACTACTTTGGCCAAGAGTGCCGATGCGCGTTTATTAGCTCTTTGCTTGATACTGGGTGTAACCAGTTGGACAAGCCTGTGCCGACTTTTGCGAGCAGAAACATTAAAATTGCGGGAAATAGATTATGTCCTGGCCGCACGTGCCTTAGGCAGTAGTTGGTTTACTATCGTACGCAAACATTTGGTGCCCAATGTCATGCATATTGTTATCATCACCCTGGTATTGGATTTCAGTTTTTTAGTCTTGGCAGAAGCTGTATTGACCTATGTAGGGGTAGGTGTTTCACCCATGACTATTAGTTGGGGAAATATGATTAATGGCGCGCGCCTTGAATTAGCACGTGACCCTGTTGTATGGTGGCCTATGTTTGCAGCCTTTCTGTTAATGTTTTTATTGGTTTTGGCAATGAACTTGTTTGCAGACGCAGTACGGGATGCTTTTGACCCACATCAATCTCATTTATAG
- a CDS encoding ABC transporter permease, which translates to MIKYILRRILYAIPILFGINLITFALFFMVNSPDDMARMHLGNKHVEQKAIEDWKVVHGYDLPLFYNEKQTGFNQFRQTLFYQKSLMLFTFNFGVSDAGRDISHDISYRMWPSLAIALPTLLFAVLVNIIFAMAMAFFRSTYLDLSGVVICIILMSISSLFYIIGGQYLFGKILKWFPISGYDDGLDALKFTILPVLVAVLGQLGAGARWYRTLVLEEINKDYVKTARAKGLSEQRILFKHILKNAMLPILTGIVVIIPTLFMGSLVLESFFGVPGLGSYIIDAIQQQDFAIVRAMVFLGSVLYIIGLVLTDFSYILVDPRVRLS; encoded by the coding sequence ATGATTAAATACATACTCCGCAGAATTTTATATGCGATTCCAATTTTGTTTGGTATTAATCTTATTACTTTTGCATTGTTTTTCATGGTTAATTCTCCCGATGATATGGCACGTATGCACTTGGGTAATAAACATGTAGAGCAAAAAGCCATTGAAGATTGGAAAGTGGTTCATGGCTATGATTTACCGTTATTTTATAATGAAAAGCAGACTGGATTTAATCAATTTAGACAGACTTTGTTTTATCAAAAATCGCTGATGTTGTTTACATTTAATTTTGGTGTCTCGGATGCTGGTAGAGATATTAGCCACGATATATCCTACAGAATGTGGCCAAGCCTTGCCATTGCCCTGCCAACATTATTATTTGCTGTTTTGGTGAATATCATTTTTGCTATGGCTATGGCATTTTTCCGTTCGACTTATCTTGATTTATCCGGGGTAGTTATTTGTATTATCCTAATGTCCATTTCCAGTTTGTTTTACATCATTGGCGGGCAATATCTGTTTGGAAAAATATTAAAATGGTTCCCTATTTCCGGCTACGATGATGGCCTCGATGCTTTAAAATTTACTATTTTACCAGTCCTGGTAGCTGTTCTGGGACAATTGGGTGCGGGAGCGCGTTGGTATCGAACCTTGGTTTTGGAAGAAATTAATAAAGATTATGTAAAAACCGCAAGAGCAAAGGGGCTCTCTGAGCAAAGGATTTTATTTAAGCATATATTAAAAAATGCCATGTTACCCATTTTGACCGGAATTGTTGTAATCATTCCTACTTTGTTTATGGGAAGTTTGGTTTTAGAGTCTTTTTTTGGTGTGCCAGGCCTGGGTAGCTATATTATTGATGCGATACAACAGCAAGATTTTGCTATTGTACGAGCTATGGTATTTCTGGGGTCAGTTCTTTACATCATAGGCTTGGTTCTGACTGATTTTTCTTACATCCTAGTTGATCCCCGAGTGCGATTATCCTGA